The Helianthus annuus cultivar XRQ/B chromosome 16, HanXRQr2.0-SUNRISE, whole genome shotgun sequence genome includes a window with the following:
- the LOC110915679 gene encoding uncharacterized protein LOC110915679 isoform X2 — protein MRGSNASLNFPLHYGLSPEESPQTQAKTAGRKRKQDTTVTLVKTSPKHNGSPINAVKLHDAFGPSAHGSLTSPRQSTPRENFKWTDQWLCTMCDILNKHIADNGRNCPFNWADHQLELENICHHKFKTVLALRSKYDAMRVRHNLWKSLTNGESGLRRNEITGKLDCSDDWWEKKFKVNPDFKRIRRNQPSRELQEAWDLLFDNVVPSAVDCVDLNKSNQVHHVNLEEKDDVSSERTLNSSQVGNLETQEVTSFSNFVNGVRREEGPAPNQGDRCTPSEKIVKTSPEPKSTQMECKTTESERATMLKEFMTRQNATQQSALKMHVNQVGDCSISASIGVINRMVEKGLMTACSELWCFAVNLFEDSVKRELFMSLPDDVGRLAWLQYKHNLGN, from the exons ATGCGTGGCTCCAACGCCAGCCTTAATTTCCCACTTCACTACGGCCTTTCACCGGAGGAATCACCCCAAACTCAAGCTAAAACCGCCGGCCGGAAAAGAAagcaggatacaactgtaacgCTGGTAAAGACTTCCCCCAAACATAACGGCAGTCCCATTAACGCCGTCAAATTACATGACGCTTTTGG GCCGTCAGCACACGGTTCCCTCACTTCTCCCCGTCAGTCAACACCG AGGGAGAATTTTAAGTGGACGGATCAATGGCTTTGCACTATGTGTGATATTTTAAACAAACACATTGCGGACAATGGTCGAAATTGTCCGTTTAATTGGGCTGATCATCAGCTAGAATTGGAAAACATTTGTCATCATAAGTTTAAGACTGTATTAGCTTTAAGAAGCAAGTATGATGCAATGAGAGTAAGGCATAATCTTTGGAAGTCGTTGACGAATGGTGAAAGCGGTCTTCGTCGTAATGAAATTACTGGCAAGCTGGATTGTTCGGATGATTGGTGGGAAAAGAAATTTAAG GTAAACCCGGATTTTAAAAGAATTCGGAGGAACCAACCGTCCAGGGAGTTGCAGGAGGCGTGGGATCTGTTATTTGACAACGTAGTTCCCAGTGCGGTAGATTGTGTAGACCTAAATAAGTCAAATCAGGTACATCATGTGAATCTTGAGGAGAAGGATGATGTTTCTTCCGAACGCACACTAAACTCTTCTCAGGTTGGAAACCTGGAAACTCAAGAGGTcacttctttttcaaattttgtAAATGGGGTGAGACGTGAAGAGGGTCCAGCACCAAACCAAGGTGACAGATGTACACCGTCTGAAAAGATTGTCAAAACGAGTCCTGAACCTAAATCTACTCAGATGGAGTGCAAGACAACTGAGTCGGAGAGGGCTACAATGCTTAAGGAGTTTATGACCCGTCAAAATGCTACTCAACAAAGTGCTTTGAAAATGCACGTCAATCAAGTCGGTGATTGTAGTATTAGCGCATCGATAGGTGTGATTAACCGTATGGTTGAAAAAGGATTAATGACAGCATGTAGTGAGTTGTGGTGCTTTGCAGTGAATTTGTTTGAGGATAGTGTGAAAAGAGAGTTGTTTATGAGTCTGCCGGACGATGTTGGCAGGCTGGCTTGGCTGCAGTATAAGCATAATCTAGGCAACTAA
- the LOC110915679 gene encoding uncharacterized protein LOC110915679 isoform X1: protein MGSTPEEAVDLNKTECEEEEEEEVKIKYKGVRQRKSGKFVAEIGDPHKRRNIWLGTFDSPIEAAKAYDKVAFQMRGSNASLNFPLHYGLSPEESPQTQAKTAGRKRKQDTTVTLVKTSPKHNGSPINAVKLHDAFGPSAHGSLTSPRQSTPRENFKWTDQWLCTMCDILNKHIADNGRNCPFNWADHQLELENICHHKFKTVLALRSKYDAMRVRHNLWKSLTNGESGLRRNEITGKLDCSDDWWEKKFKVNPDFKRIRRNQPSRELQEAWDLLFDNVVPSAVDCVDLNKSNQVHHVNLEEKDDVSSERTLNSSQVGNLETQEVTSFSNFVNGVRREEGPAPNQGDRCTPSEKIVKTSPEPKSTQMECKTTESERATMLKEFMTRQNATQQSALKMHVNQVGDCSISASIGVINRMVEKGLMTACSELWCFAVNLFEDSVKRELFMSLPDDVGRLAWLQYKHNLGN from the exons ATGGGCAGTACACCTGAAGAAGCGGTCGATTTGAACAAAACAGAGTGCGAGGAGGAGGAAGAGGAGGAGGTGAAGATAAAGTACAAAGGTGTACGGCAGCGGAAGTCAGGAAAGTTCGTTGCGGAGATCGGAGATCCGCATAAACGCCGTAACATTTGGTTAGGTACCTTCGATTCTCCCATTGAAGCTGCTAAAGCTTATGATAAAGTCGCTTTTCAAATGCGTGGCTCCAACGCCAGCCTTAATTTCCCACTTCACTACGGCCTTTCACCGGAGGAATCACCCCAAACTCAAGCTAAAACCGCCGGCCGGAAAAGAAagcaggatacaactgtaacgCTGGTAAAGACTTCCCCCAAACATAACGGCAGTCCCATTAACGCCGTCAAATTACATGACGCTTTTGG GCCGTCAGCACACGGTTCCCTCACTTCTCCCCGTCAGTCAACACCG AGGGAGAATTTTAAGTGGACGGATCAATGGCTTTGCACTATGTGTGATATTTTAAACAAACACATTGCGGACAATGGTCGAAATTGTCCGTTTAATTGGGCTGATCATCAGCTAGAATTGGAAAACATTTGTCATCATAAGTTTAAGACTGTATTAGCTTTAAGAAGCAAGTATGATGCAATGAGAGTAAGGCATAATCTTTGGAAGTCGTTGACGAATGGTGAAAGCGGTCTTCGTCGTAATGAAATTACTGGCAAGCTGGATTGTTCGGATGATTGGTGGGAAAAGAAATTTAAG GTAAACCCGGATTTTAAAAGAATTCGGAGGAACCAACCGTCCAGGGAGTTGCAGGAGGCGTGGGATCTGTTATTTGACAACGTAGTTCCCAGTGCGGTAGATTGTGTAGACCTAAATAAGTCAAATCAGGTACATCATGTGAATCTTGAGGAGAAGGATGATGTTTCTTCCGAACGCACACTAAACTCTTCTCAGGTTGGAAACCTGGAAACTCAAGAGGTcacttctttttcaaattttgtAAATGGGGTGAGACGTGAAGAGGGTCCAGCACCAAACCAAGGTGACAGATGTACACCGTCTGAAAAGATTGTCAAAACGAGTCCTGAACCTAAATCTACTCAGATGGAGTGCAAGACAACTGAGTCGGAGAGGGCTACAATGCTTAAGGAGTTTATGACCCGTCAAAATGCTACTCAACAAAGTGCTTTGAAAATGCACGTCAATCAAGTCGGTGATTGTAGTATTAGCGCATCGATAGGTGTGATTAACCGTATGGTTGAAAAAGGATTAATGACAGCATGTAGTGAGTTGTGGTGCTTTGCAGTGAATTTGTTTGAGGATAGTGTGAAAAGAGAGTTGTTTATGAGTCTGCCGGACGATGTTGGCAGGCTGGCTTGGCTGCAGTATAAGCATAATCTAGGCAACTAA